The following are encoded together in the Malaya genurostris strain Urasoe2022 chromosome 3, Malgen_1.1, whole genome shotgun sequence genome:
- the LOC131434078 gene encoding sodium channel protein Nach-like, whose amino-acid sequence MKLLHTCAEESSVHGLHHLVAKNRHWLERLFWTVIIICSLYSSYAICLTTWERYQKHPIVLTLQTDYRNWIYRPPAVTICPSYINELQSKEMIHRLWNITEIHAKFNYYNQYLHTIANATYNNLVSFVPFEGDASLDNVDMLEAAWTVRRLEFLPSSYFQPVITEMGMCFSSSNFSYLQNASSTVNYRNRTWPNSCSSFDYCKSTVVVSAYGKARINLYVHTEDEVMTATDTISSEMGGNEQVKIALWVDQIVASSNLKHISPVRRKCIYQHETSSNFRVHTPQLCKIDCRIKKALKICNCIPFFYNIAHLVKCNASGMVCLSRKFHNWYDASCPCMEQCESTKFTQLSISILKILQLNNQLSVEMFFPKRRIKRSVLFNLSDLVVSFGGAAALFLGSSFLSAVEFLYFFLEYIGITIGQFLSKH is encoded by the exons ATGAAGTTACTTCATACCTGTGCCGAGGAATCTTCGGTGCATGGTTTGCATCATTTAGTTGCGAAAAATCGACATTGGCTGGAGAGATTGTTTTGGACGGTGATTATTATTTGTTCGCTTTACTCCTCCTATGCCATTTGCCTAACCACGTGGGAAAGGTACCAGAAGCACCCGATCGTACTAACTCTGCAAACTGATTACCGCAATTGGATCTATCGGCCACCGGCAGTGACGATCTGCCCTTCATATATCAATGAACTTCAATCGAAAGAAATGATTCATAG GTTGTGGAACATTACAGAAATACATGCGAAGTTCAATTATTACAATCAGTATTTACACACCATTGCAAACGCCACATATAACAATTTAGTTTCTTTTGTACCATTTGAAGGCGATGCAAGTCTAGATAATGTAGATATGCTGGAAGCCGCTTGGACCGTGAGACGTTTGGAATTTTTACCATCGTCATACTTTCAACCTGTTATTACGGAAATGGGAATGTGCTTTAGCTCatcaaatttttcatatttacaAAATGCTAG CAGCACAGTGAATTATAGAAACAGAACATGGCCGAATAGTTGTTCTTCGTTTGATTACTGCAAATCGACGGTAGTTGTAAGCGCATATGGCAAAGCACGAATAAATCTG TATGTTCACACAGAAGATGAAGTAATGACAGCTACTGATACTATTAGTAGTGAAATGGGAGGTAATGAACAAGTGAAGATAGCGTTATGGGTAGATCAAATAGTTGCTTCCAGTAATCTAAAGCACATCTCTCCAGTACGCCGCAAATGTATCTATCAGCATGAAACTTCGTCGAATTTTAGG GTACATACACCTCAATTGTGTAAAATCGATTGCCGGATAAAGAAAGCGCTAAAAATATGTAATTGCATTCCCTTTTTCTATAATATTG CCCATCTAGTCAAATGTAACGCGTCTGGAATGGTTTGTTTATCTAGAAAATTTCATAACTGGTATGATGCCAGCTGTCCTTGCATGGAACAATGTGAATCCACAAAGTTCACTCAACTATCGATTAGCATTCTG aaaattttgcaACTAAACAATCAATTATCGGTGGAGATGTTTTTCCCAAAAAGACGTATAAAACGAAGTGTTCTTTTCAATTTGAGTGACCTTGTAG TATCGTTTGGTGGTGCAGCCGCTTTATTTCTTGGAAGCAGTTTTCTCAGTGCTGTGGAATTTTTATACTTTTTCCTTGAATATATAGGCATCACTATTGGTCAGTTTTTAAGTAAACATTAA